The Halomonas binhaiensis nucleotide sequence TCTGGAGCCGCAGGAACAGGAACGTCGTGAGCGTGAGGGAATGCCCTATGTCGTGCGCATGATGGTGCCGGACAGTGGGACCTGCGTGGTCGAAGATATGCTGCGCGGCACTATCGAGGTGGACTGGGGGCAGGTTGATGCACAGATCCTGCTCAAGTCAGATGGCATGCCGACATATCACCTGGCCAATGTGGTCGATGATCACCTGATGAGTATCACGCATGTGTTGCGTGGTGAGGAATGGATCAATTCCGCTCCCAAGCATCAATTGCTGTATGAGTACTTCGGTTGGGACATGCCTAGGCTGTGTCATATGCCTTTGCTGCGTAATCCTGACAAGTCCAAGTTGTCCAAACGCAAGAATCCTACGTCCATCAATTACTATCGGCGCATGGGGTTCCTGCCTCAGGCCGTGACAAATTATTTGGGACGAATGGGCTGGTCGATGCCTGATGAGCGCGAGAAGTTCTCCCTCGAGGAAATGATGGCGAACTTCGATATCCAGCGTGTTTCTCTGGGAGGCCCGGTATTTGACCTGGACAAGCTGACCTGGCTCAACGGCGTGTACCTGAGGGAAGACCTGGATGACCGTGGCTTCCTCCAGGCATTGATGAGCTGGGCCTTCAACGAGGAATACCTGAAGGATATCCTGCCTCAAGTTCGTACTCGGGTAGATACCTTGTCCGATGTGGCGCCGTTGGCTGCGCATTTCTTCTCGGGCATGCCTGCCATCACGGAGGCCAGCTTCTCTGATGTGAAGATGGAGCGTGAGGACCTGGTCAAACTGTTGCAGTTCCTGGTGTGGCGCTTCGAATCCGTTTCCAGTTGGAAGAAGGACAGCCTGCTTGTCGAAGTCAAGGCGCTATGTGAGCACTTTGATCTGAAGATGAAAGCATTCCTTGCGCCGGTGTTCATTGCTATTACTGGCTCGTCTTCCAGTACGTCAGTGATGGATGGAATGGCCATCATTGGTTCAGACATGACGCGTGCACGCTTGCGCCACGCCATTGAAGTGCTCGGTGGTGTGTCCAAGAAGCAAGCCAAGCGGCTCGAAAAGGAGTATCGCGAGCTGTGACGGGGGCTTGTGGCTAACCTTCGTCAAAAAGTGTTGACCTTTCCCGGAACAATCAGTAACATGCGCCCCGTCTTCGAGAGATACGGGGCCTTAGCTCAGCTGGGAGAGCGCAACACTGGCAGTGTTGAGGTCAGCGGTTCGATCCCGCTAGGCTCCACCAATTCCTCGTACGATGCGTCCCATTCGTCTAGTGGTCTAGGACACCGCCCTTTCACGGCGGGAACAGGGGTTCGAACCCCCTATGGGACGCCACTTCTTTTTCCATGCGTACCTTGCATGCTAATCATTTACTGGTTTTTCCTTGTAGATGATGTCTCTTCCAGGCGACAAAACATACTGCTCATTCCAATAAAAAGGAATGAGAGTGCTTCGCATGTCATGTGGACTTGTTGCCTTGGCAAGCCCTCATGCGTATGAATTTTCTATGTCTTCATGGGTAGTTTTGCCTTTTTTCTATTGACAGGCGACAAAGCTATCCACCTGTGGTTGTTCTTTGTGCCTCTTGCCTTCCAAACCGCACGGTTGCGCTGTTATTCTGTTTTTTCCTTATATATCAACAAGTTGGAACGGGTTAAAAATTGACCAATCTAACAGCTCCCCCCTGTTCATGGCGATTCTGGGGCGGTTTCTAATGGTTGTGAACAGGGTTATCCACAGAATGTGTGGAAAACATAATACGAGGACAGGAAGGAGGCGTAAGGGAGCGTAGAGATGCTCCGAAAGAGGGCGGAGAAATCATTTATCCGCCCTCTTGCGGTGCAAGTGTCTCTTAATGCAGACGTCTCGTAGGCGCAATTTGCAGACAACGCAATTTGCCGGCAAACAGGTGAATAGTCTGTGGCTGAATTATTGGCGTTCTAACGCTCTAAACAGTTCCAGAGAATAGTTCCGGAGGCTATCTGGAAATGTCCCGGAGTCGTTTCAATAGGGAGGAGGTATCCCATCTGCCGCCTCCCATGACCTGTACATCGGCATAGAACTGATCCACCAGGGCAGTGACAGGGAGTCGGGCCTGGAGTGTGCGGGCCTGTTCCAGGCAGATTCCCAGATCCTTGCGCATCCAATCCACGGCAAAGCCGTGATCGTACTGATCATCGATCATGCTGGCGTGACGATTTTCCATCTGCCAGGAGCCGGCAGCGCCTTGGCGTATCACTTCCACTACATGCTTGCGGTCGAGGCCGGCCTGCTCGGCGAAATGCAGGCCTTCCGCCAGCCCTTGAACCAATCCGGCAATGCAGATCTGATTGACCATCTTGGTCAGTTGTCCGCTTCCAGCAGGGCCCATCAGGTTGACTGCGCGGCCATAGTGCTGGAGTACGGGTTGAATGTGCTCGAAGGCAGACTGCTCCCCGCCGCACATGATGGTCAGTACGCCATTCTCTGCACCTTGCTGGCCTCCGGATACGGGGGCATCGATAAAGCTGACGCCATGTTCACGACAGGCCTGGTCAAGCTCTTCTGCGAGGCTGGATGAGGCGGTGGTGTGGTCCACCAGCAGGCTTCCTGGCGCGAGAGAGGCAAGAACCCCATCGGGCCCGGTGCTGACGGAGCGCACATCGTCGTCGTTGCCGACGCATATCAATGCCACGTCGGCACCTTCGGCTGCAGCGGCGGGGCTGGGGTGATGGCTGCCGCCAAATGCTTTGCTCCAGGCTTCTGCCTTGGTGGTCGTCCGGTTGTAAACCCGCACGTTCAGGCCTGAACGGGCCAGGTGGCCAGCCATTGGGTAGCCCATCACGCCGAGTCCAATGAAGGCAACGGTAGTGATATTTCGGTTCATCGTTTCTTCCTTGTGAGTGTTTCGTGTGTTCAGCATAACGCGTCGAGGCGGCCGGTCTCGACTATCGCTGATTCGTGATCTTTCTCAGCATCGCACTTGAGTTGTGCGCGAGGTTAGAAACGCAAAGAGCCGCCCGAAGGGCGGCTCTTTAGTGCGTCTATGACATGAGTGAGTGGAACTCACTTGGTCGGATAGTCGCGCTCGGTGTGTCCGGTGTAGAGCTGGCGCGGGCGGCCAATCTTGTAGCTCTCGCTGATCATCTCGTTCCAGTGGGAGATCCAGCCGATGGTTCGGGACACCGCAAAGATGACCGTGAACATGTTGGTCGGAATGCCCATGGCCTTGAGGATGATGCCGGAATAGAAGTCGACATTCGGGTACAGTTTGCGCTCGATGAAGTACTCATCTTCCAGGGCAATCTGCTCCAGGCGCTTGGCAATCTTCAACTGCGGATCATCGATGCCGAGCTGAGCCAGAACCTCGTCGCAGGTTTCCTTCATGACCTTGGCGCGCGGGTCGAAGTTGCGATAGACACGGTGGCCAAAGCCCATCAGCTTGAAGGGGTCATCCTTGTCCTTGGCCTTGTCGATGAAGCGCTGGATGTTCTCTTCGGAATCGTCACCGATCTCGTCCAGCATCTTGAGGACGGCTTCGTTGGCGCCGCCATGGGCCGGACCCCACAGAGCGGCGATGCCGGAGCTGATGCAGGCAAAGGGGTTGGCGCCAGTGGAGCCTGCCAAACGCACGGTAGAAGTCGAGGCATTCTGCTCGTGGTCGGCATGGAGCATGAAGATGCGATCCATGGCCTTGGCGTAGACCGGGTTGATTTCGTAGGGCTCGCACGGGTTACTGAACATCATGTAGAGGAAGTTCTCTGCATAGTTCAGGTCGTTGCGAGGATAGTTGAACGGCTGACCGATGTTGTACTTGTGTGACATCGCGGCCAGGGTCGGCATCTTGGCGATCAGGCGGATGGCGCTGATTTCGCGATCTTCTTTCTGGGTGATGTCCAGATGGTCGTGATAGAAGGCGGCCAGGCCTCCGACCACGCCACAGAGAATTGCCATGGGGTGAGCGTCGCGACGGAAGCCGCGATAGAAGTTGGCCAGT carries:
- the gltX gene encoding glutamate--tRNA ligase, yielding MTVRTRIAPSPTGDPHVGTAYIALFNLCFARQHGGEFILRIEDTDRVRSTTESEQMILDSLRWLGLEWDEGPDVGGPHGPYRQSERGDIYAEHAQRLIEAGHAFKCYRTSEELDELREERKAAGQHLALKPADLALEPQEQERREREGMPYVVRMMVPDSGTCVVEDMLRGTIEVDWGQVDAQILLKSDGMPTYHLANVVDDHLMSITHVLRGEEWINSAPKHQLLYEYFGWDMPRLCHMPLLRNPDKSKLSKRKNPTSINYYRRMGFLPQAVTNYLGRMGWSMPDEREKFSLEEMMANFDIQRVSLGGPVFDLDKLTWLNGVYLREDLDDRGFLQALMSWAFNEEYLKDILPQVRTRVDTLSDVAPLAAHFFSGMPAITEASFSDVKMEREDLVKLLQFLVWRFESVSSWKKDSLLVEVKALCEHFDLKMKAFLAPVFIAITGSSSSTSVMDGMAIIGSDMTRARLRHAIEVLGGVSKKQAKRLEKEYREL
- a CDS encoding NAD(P)-dependent oxidoreductase, which translates into the protein MNRNITTVAFIGLGVMGYPMAGHLARSGLNVRVYNRTTTKAEAWSKAFGGSHHPSPAAAAEGADVALICVGNDDDVRSVSTGPDGVLASLAPGSLLVDHTTASSSLAEELDQACREHGVSFIDAPVSGGQQGAENGVLTIMCGGEQSAFEHIQPVLQHYGRAVNLMGPAGSGQLTKMVNQICIAGLVQGLAEGLHFAEQAGLDRKHVVEVIRQGAAGSWQMENRHASMIDDQYDHGFAVDWMRKDLGICLEQARTLQARLPVTALVDQFYADVQVMGGGRWDTSSLLKRLRDISR
- the gltA gene encoding citrate synthase, whose protein sequence is MADRKATLTVDGLEKPIELPIYSGSLGPDVVDVRGLGAEGLFTFDPGFMATSSCESGITYIDGGKGVLLHRGYPIEQLAKNSNFVEMSYLLLFGELPTEEQYKEFESRVRSHTMVHEQLANFYRGFRRDAHPMAILCGVVGGLAAFYHDHLDITQKEDREISAIRLIAKMPTLAAMSHKYNIGQPFNYPRNDLNYAENFLYMMFSNPCEPYEINPVYAKAMDRIFMLHADHEQNASTSTVRLAGSTGANPFACISSGIAALWGPAHGGANEAVLKMLDEIGDDSEENIQRFIDKAKDKDDPFKLMGFGHRVYRNFDPRAKVMKETCDEVLAQLGIDDPQLKIAKRLEQIALEDEYFIERKLYPNVDFYSGIILKAMGIPTNMFTVIFAVSRTIGWISHWNEMISESYKIGRPRQLYTGHTERDYPTK